Genomic DNA from Leptospira venezuelensis:
ATCGCGAAAAAATTGGTTCGTATCAAGACTGAAAAAAACGAAGGTTGGGTCGATCCGTCTTGTTTAGTAGTCGCTCAGAATCCTGACGATTCCGTTTTCAAATGGGGATATCGTTCCGATTATAAACCTTTCTTGAACAGAGAAGATAGAGACAGATATAATCATAAAAATGATCCTAATGCAGGACCTGATTCGAAAGGTAGATCTGCGGACGGTTTCGAATATGATATCTATAAGAACCTTCCAAAAGATAAGGTTCCTCTTGCCGATTTGGCACCTGAGCTGAAAAAGTAAAAGAAGAACGTTCTTTTATCCGTTTCAAAATTCACAA
This window encodes:
- a CDS encoding Lsa16 family lipoprotein adhesin encodes the protein MKKLALNITILGIAALALGACSNTAQVVGNINCPTLEKGKLDPKVGILSDDQSNPVPVEFLPVGTVVKVYDYRNHDYIAKKLVRIKTEKNEGWVDPSCLVVAQNPDDSVFKWGYRSDYKPFLNREDRDRYNHKNDPNAGPDSKGRSADGFEYDIYKNLPKDKVPLADLAPELKK